A genomic stretch from Thermomonospora umbrina includes:
- a CDS encoding response regulator — translation MNVPPGNEATRVLITDDHPVFRQGLHGLLEALGIDVVGQAESGPEAVKLAAELQPDVVVMDLHMPGGNGIEATRTITRTSPRIGVLVLTMFRDDDSVFAAMRAGARGYLLKESGAEEIARAVRAVAAGEAIYGPEIARRVLTYFADMPDPKQTAFPELTDREREVLQLIAQGRSNQDIAQTLFLSPKTVRNHVSNIFMKLHVADRAQAIVLAREAGLGTD, via the coding sequence ATGAACGTCCCGCCCGGCAACGAGGCCACCCGCGTGCTCATCACCGACGACCATCCGGTGTTCCGCCAAGGTCTGCACGGGCTGCTGGAGGCGCTGGGCATCGACGTCGTCGGGCAGGCCGAGAGCGGGCCGGAGGCCGTGAAGCTGGCGGCGGAGTTGCAGCCGGACGTGGTGGTGATGGACCTGCACATGCCCGGCGGCAACGGCATCGAGGCCACCCGCACCATCACCCGCACCAGCCCACGCATCGGCGTCCTCGTCCTCACCATGTTCAGAGACGACGACTCCGTCTTCGCCGCCATGCGCGCCGGAGCACGCGGCTACCTCCTCAAAGAATCAGGAGCCGAAGAAATCGCCCGCGCCGTCCGCGCCGTCGCCGCCGGCGAAGCCATCTACGGACCCGAAATCGCCCGCAGAGTCCTCACCTACTTCGCCGACATGCCCGACCCCAAACAAACCGCCTTCCCCGAACTCACCGACCGCGAACGAGAAGTCCTCCAACTCATCGCCCAAGGACGCAGCAACCAAGACATCGCACAAACCCTCTTCCTCTCCCCCAAAACCGTCCGCAACCACGTCTCCAACATCTTCATGAAACTCCACGTCGCCGACCGCGCCCAAGCCATCGTCCTCGCCCGCGAAGCAGGACTCGGCACTGATTGA
- a CDS encoding response regulator: MRADDVRVIIADDHPMYRQGLRALLEALGVGVAAEAVNGPESVRLAAELQPDVVVMDLHMPGGNGIEATRTITRTSPRIGVLVLTMFRDDDSVFAAMRAGARGYLLKESGAEEIARAVRAVAAGEAIYGPEIARRVLTYFADMPDPKQTAFPELTDREREVLQLIAQGRSNQDIAQTLFLSPKTVRNHVSNIFMKLHVADRAQAIVLAREAGLGGM; the protein is encoded by the coding sequence ATGAGAGCCGACGACGTCCGCGTGATCATCGCCGACGATCATCCGATGTACCGGCAGGGCCTGCGGGCGCTGCTGGAGGCGCTGGGCGTGGGGGTGGCCGCCGAGGCGGTCAACGGACCCGAGTCGGTGCGGTTGGCGGCGGAGTTGCAGCCGGACGTGGTGGTGATGGACCTGCACATGCCCGGCGGCAACGGCATCGAGGCCACCCGCACCATCACCCGCACCAGCCCACGCATCGGCGTCCTCGTCCTCACCATGTTCAGAGACGACGACTCCGTCTTCGCCGCCATGCGCGCCGGAGCACGCGGCTACCTCCTCAAAGAATCAGGAGCCGAAGAAATCGCCCGCGCCGTCCGCGCCGTCGCCGCCGGCGAAGCCATCTACGGACCCGAAATCGCCCGCAGAGTCCTCACCTACTTCGCCGACATGCCCGACCCCAAACAAACCGCCTTCCCCGAACTCACCGACCGCGAACGAGAAGTCCTCCAACTCATCGCCCAAGGACGCAGCAACCAAGACATCGCACAAACCCTCTTCCTCTCCCCCAAAACCGTCCGCAACCACGTCTCCAACATCTTCATGAAACTCCACGTCGCCGACCGCGCCCAAGCCATCGTCCTCGCCCGCGAAGCAGGACTGGGCGGTATGTGA
- a CDS encoding bifunctional folylpolyglutamate synthase/dihydrofolate synthase, protein MARGVEWEFDPSLVRIRDLMDVLGEPQRAYPVIHVTGTNGKSSTSRMIETLLRERGLRVGLSTSPHLTTMRERIVIDGEPISEEAFVAAHQDIAPYLELVDGKHERRLSYFEVLTGMAYAAFADAPVDVAVVEVGMGGVWDATNVADGVVSVVTPIGLDHTRYLGSTLEDIALEKAGIIKEGAVAVLAQQPLAAAEVLLRRVVEVGATAAREGIEFGVLGRDLAVGGQMVRMQGLHGAYDDIFLPLFGAYQAGNAACALAAVEAFASGAPSQTGGDLAAATRIAAGEEYSGGEGRLDPALVRSAFAKTSSPGRMEVVRTGPTVLLDAAHNPMGMAATVEAVTEEFGFTRLVGVLAAAADKDVTGMLEELEPVLTELVVTRNSTHRSMPPPELAELAEGVFGADRVHVSERLDDAIDRAIELAEETGEYQGAGVLITGSVVTVGEARTLLRVGGEGAR, encoded by the coding sequence ATGGCCCGTGGCGTGGAGTGGGAGTTCGACCCGTCCCTGGTCAGGATCCGGGATCTGATGGACGTGCTGGGGGAGCCCCAGCGCGCCTATCCGGTGATCCACGTGACCGGCACCAACGGCAAGTCGAGCACCTCCCGCATGATCGAGACCCTGCTGCGGGAACGGGGGCTGCGGGTCGGGCTCTCCACCAGCCCGCACCTGACCACCATGCGCGAGCGCATCGTGATCGACGGGGAGCCGATCTCCGAGGAGGCCTTCGTCGCCGCCCACCAGGACATCGCCCCCTACCTGGAGCTGGTCGACGGCAAGCACGAGCGGAGGCTGTCGTACTTCGAGGTGCTCACGGGGATGGCGTACGCGGCCTTCGCCGACGCCCCGGTGGACGTGGCCGTGGTCGAGGTCGGCATGGGGGGCGTCTGGGACGCCACCAACGTCGCCGACGGCGTGGTCTCCGTCGTCACCCCGATCGGTCTGGACCACACCCGTTACCTGGGCTCCACCCTCGAGGACATCGCGCTGGAGAAGGCCGGGATCATCAAGGAGGGCGCCGTCGCCGTGCTGGCACAGCAGCCGCTGGCCGCCGCCGAGGTGCTGCTGCGCCGGGTCGTCGAGGTGGGGGCCACGGCGGCGCGCGAGGGCATCGAGTTCGGCGTGCTGGGCCGTGACCTGGCCGTGGGCGGACAGATGGTCCGGATGCAGGGGCTGCACGGCGCGTACGACGACATCTTCTTGCCGCTCTTCGGCGCCTACCAGGCGGGCAACGCCGCCTGTGCGCTGGCGGCCGTGGAGGCGTTCGCGAGCGGGGCGCCCTCGCAGACGGGCGGCGACCTGGCGGCGGCCACCCGGATCGCGGCGGGGGAGGAGTACTCGGGGGGCGAGGGGCGGCTCGATCCGGCGCTGGTCCGGTCGGCCTTCGCGAAGACGTCCTCGCCGGGCCGGATGGAGGTCGTCCGGACCGGGCCCACCGTGCTGCTGGACGCGGCGCACAACCCGATGGGCATGGCCGCCACGGTCGAGGCGGTGACGGAGGAGTTCGGCTTCACCCGGCTGGTCGGGGTGTTGGCCGCCGCCGCCGACAAGGACGTCACCGGAATGCTGGAGGAGTTGGAGCCGGTGCTGACCGAGCTGGTCGTCACCCGCAACTCCACGCACCGCTCGATGCCGCCGCCGGAGCTGGCCGAGCTGGCCGAGGGCGTCTTCGGCGCCGACCGGGTCCACGTGTCCGAACGGCTGGACGACGCGATCGACCGGGCGATCGAGCTGGCCGAGGAGACCGGCGAGTACCAGGGCGCCGGGGTGCTGATCACCGGGTCCGTGGTCACCGTGGGCGAGGCCCGCACGCTGCTGCGCGTGGGCGGGGAGGGCGCCCGATGA
- the ndk gene encoding nucleoside-diphosphate kinase: protein MSERTLVLVKPDGVRRGVVGEVISRIERKGLSLVALELRTLSRETAEDHYAEHRERPFFGELVDFITGGPLVALVVEGPRAIEAFRALAGATDPVKATPGTIRGDHALEIGENIVHGSDSPESAAREIKIFFPDLG from the coding sequence GTGTCCGAGCGCACTCTTGTCCTGGTCAAGCCCGACGGCGTCCGTCGCGGTGTGGTGGGCGAGGTCATCTCGCGGATCGAGCGCAAGGGCCTGAGCCTGGTCGCGCTGGAGCTGCGCACGCTGTCGCGCGAGACCGCCGAGGACCACTACGCCGAGCACCGCGAGCGCCCGTTCTTCGGCGAGCTGGTCGACTTCATCACCGGCGGTCCCCTGGTCGCGCTGGTCGTCGAGGGCCCCCGCGCCATCGAGGCGTTCCGCGCCCTGGCCGGCGCCACCGACCCGGTCAAGGCCACCCCCGGCACCATCCGCGGCGACCACGCCCTGGAGATCGGCGAGAACATCGTGCACGGCTCCGACTCGCCCGAGTCCGCCGCCCGCGAGATCAAGATCTTCTTCCCCGA
- a CDS encoding sensor histidine kinase, translated as MRVVVTLARLIAATTPVLIGCSYALRLDAPEGPLWGPGAVVGAVFPAVGAFLLAHRPRLWAGWLIWGGGVVIAAYEVLRQIAYWLHAGGHEQAAATVGWSYAWLGQFGMYQLLGVLFLYPDGRLPSPRWRPLQVAAAWLPLLPALYVALAPRPVGPGSAPNPYAWDVLEPLSPLADALRRSGWLIPVACGGIALALRYRNASQDMRRQILWVAYPGSLLAVTELVVPDTPPFRALQAVVLLALPVAVAVGFMRYRLGDIDLILNRTVVYGLLVSLIGVVYFGLSGLAMLLGQNDDGRAKVAGLIGAFTAGALFHPLRSRLQRAVDRILRVERNPYRLADRLSRTVQEAPGPSEALGTAVATVRETLRVPGAAVEVTREDGESRVYADGDLGERPYVVPLVWQGEPVGWMLVARPETLRHGIDENLLGTLAVHLADVAHAVRLTADLQRSRERILATREEERRRLRRDLHDGLGPTLASLAMSLDAARITLARDPERVDPLLAELRERMAATIGEVRELVYGLRPPALDDLGLVAAIDSIAEGACDRVDVRFDGDAADLPAAVEVAAYRIVQEALTNIRRHAQATTALVRLSRTDDLHVMVADSGVGLPDPVRAGVGLTSMRERAAELGGSFSITSRPGGGTIVTARLPLSTTGGLDDHAPGRPAGGPDDRTVSLP; from the coding sequence ATGCGGGTGGTGGTCACCCTGGCCCGTCTCATCGCGGCCACCACCCCGGTGCTCATCGGCTGCTCCTACGCGCTGCGGCTCGACGCGCCGGAGGGCCCGTTGTGGGGACCGGGGGCCGTGGTCGGGGCGGTGTTCCCCGCGGTGGGCGCGTTCCTGCTGGCGCACCGGCCGCGGCTGTGGGCGGGCTGGCTGATCTGGGGCGGCGGGGTGGTCATCGCCGCCTACGAGGTGCTGCGCCAGATCGCCTACTGGCTCCATGCGGGAGGGCACGAGCAGGCGGCGGCCACGGTCGGGTGGAGCTACGCGTGGCTCGGCCAGTTCGGGATGTACCAGCTCCTCGGGGTGTTGTTCCTCTACCCCGACGGCCGATTGCCGTCCCCGCGCTGGAGACCGCTGCAGGTGGCGGCGGCCTGGCTTCCGCTGCTCCCCGCCCTGTACGTGGCGTTGGCGCCGAGGCCGGTCGGGCCCGGTTCGGCGCCCAATCCGTACGCCTGGGACGTGCTGGAGCCGCTGAGTCCTCTCGCGGACGCGCTGCGCAGGTCCGGATGGCTGATCCCGGTGGCGTGCGGGGGCATCGCGCTGGCCCTGCGGTACCGGAACGCGTCCCAGGACATGCGCCGTCAGATCCTTTGGGTGGCCTATCCGGGGTCCCTGCTGGCGGTGACCGAGCTGGTGGTGCCCGACACGCCCCCGTTCCGCGCCCTCCAGGCGGTGGTGCTCCTCGCGCTGCCGGTGGCGGTCGCGGTGGGCTTCATGCGGTACCGGCTCGGCGACATCGACCTGATCCTCAACCGGACCGTGGTGTACGGCCTGCTGGTCTCGTTGATCGGCGTGGTCTATTTCGGGCTGAGCGGCCTGGCCATGCTGCTGGGCCAGAACGACGACGGGCGGGCCAAGGTCGCCGGGCTGATCGGGGCCTTCACCGCCGGGGCCCTGTTCCATCCGCTGCGCAGCCGGCTGCAGCGCGCCGTGGACCGGATTCTGCGGGTGGAGCGGAACCCGTACCGGCTGGCCGACCGGCTGAGCCGCACCGTCCAGGAGGCGCCGGGCCCCTCGGAGGCGCTCGGGACGGCCGTCGCGACGGTGCGGGAGACGCTGCGCGTCCCGGGCGCGGCGGTGGAGGTCACCCGCGAGGACGGAGAGTCACGCGTGTACGCCGATGGGGATCTGGGCGAACGCCCGTACGTGGTGCCGCTGGTCTGGCAGGGCGAGCCGGTCGGGTGGATGCTGGTGGCGCGCCCCGAGACGCTGCGGCACGGCATCGACGAGAACCTGCTGGGCACCCTGGCGGTGCACCTCGCCGACGTGGCGCACGCCGTGCGGCTGACCGCCGACCTGCAACGCTCCCGGGAACGGATCCTCGCGACGCGCGAGGAGGAGCGCCGCCGCCTGCGCCGCGACCTGCACGACGGGCTCGGCCCGACGCTGGCGAGCCTGGCCATGTCCCTGGACGCCGCCCGGATCACCCTCGCCCGCGACCCCGAACGGGTGGACCCCCTGCTGGCCGAACTCCGCGAACGGATGGCCGCCACGATCGGGGAGGTCCGCGAACTCGTGTACGGGCTGCGGCCCCCCGCGTTGGACGATCTGGGCCTGGTCGCGGCGATCGACTCGATCGCCGAGGGCGCCTGCGACCGGGTGGACGTGCGGTTCGACGGCGACGCCGCCGACCTGCCCGCCGCCGTGGAGGTCGCCGCGTACCGGATCGTCCAGGAGGCGCTCACCAACATCCGGCGGCACGCGCAGGCGACGACCGCGCTGGTGCGGCTCAGCCGGACCGACGACCTGCACGTCATGGTGGCCGACTCCGGGGTGGGACTGCCCGACCCGGTGCGGGCCGGGGTGGGGCTGACCTCGATGCGGGAACGGGCCGCCGAGCTGGGCGGCTCCTTCTCGATCACGTCCAGGCCGGGCGGCGGCACCATCGTGACGGCCCGACTGCCGCTGAGCACGACCGGCGGACTCGACGACCACGCCCCGGGACGACCCGCGGGCGGACCGGACGACAGAACGGTGAGCCTGCCATGA
- a CDS encoding valine--tRNA ligase yields the protein MERPAADVDLPTQYRPAEVEGELYERWVAAGLFSADPTSDPARPPFTIVIPPPNVTGSLHMGHALDHSIQDTLTRRRRMQGYETLWLPGMDHAGIATQNVVERELAKEGLSRHDLGREAFVEKVWQWKAESGGRILGQMRRLGDAVDWSREAFTMDEPRARAVRTIFKRLFDDGLIYRAERIINWCPRCLTALSDIEVEHSEREGELVSIRYGSGDASIVVATTRAETMLGDTAVAVHPDDERYRHLIGTEVELPLTGRRIPVVADEHVDPAFGTGAVKVTPAHDPNDFEIGRRHDLPSLTIMDERGVITVHGPFEGLDRFEARPAVVAALREQGRIVKEVRPYEHAVGHCQRCATVVEPRVSLQWFVKVEPLARAAGDAVRDGRVAVHPPEMASRYFAWVDNMHDWCISRQLWWGHRIPVWYGPDGEAFCAGPDEEPPAGWTQDTDVLDTWFSSALWPFSTLGWPDRTPELERFYPTSVLVTGYDILFFWVARMMMFGLYAMDGVAPFKVIALHGMVRDQYGKKMSKSFGNVVDPLDWIEEYGADATRFTLLRGANPGGDVPVAEDWAQGSRNFCNKLWNATRFALLNGANLDGDLPTELSPTDAWILSRLQNVTAEVDGHLESYEFAKACETLYHFAWDEVCDWYVELSKVPLGDERAPGTRRVLGEVLDRLLRLLHPMIPFVTEELWTSLAGADTLVTAAWPTAVPTLVSKDAEAEIESLQRLVTEVRRFRSDQGLKPGQRVAAALDFADSPLGAHEEAIRSLLRLTVPDDGFSATASLPVEGVTVRLDTAGAIDVTAERKRLEKDLAAARKEVDQTTRKLANADFMAKAPEAVVAKNRARLTQAEADIARLESQLAALPRA from the coding sequence ATGGAGCGCCCCGCCGCCGACGTCGACCTGCCCACCCAGTACCGACCGGCCGAGGTCGAGGGCGAACTGTACGAGCGCTGGGTGGCGGCGGGCCTGTTCTCCGCCGATCCGACGAGCGACCCCGCGCGCCCGCCGTTCACCATCGTGATCCCGCCGCCGAACGTGACGGGCTCGCTGCACATGGGCCACGCGCTGGACCACTCGATCCAGGACACGCTGACCCGACGGCGTCGCATGCAGGGGTACGAGACGCTCTGGCTGCCCGGCATGGACCACGCCGGCATCGCCACCCAGAACGTGGTGGAGCGCGAGCTGGCCAAGGAGGGGCTGTCCCGTCACGACCTGGGCCGCGAGGCGTTCGTCGAGAAGGTCTGGCAGTGGAAGGCCGAGTCCGGCGGCCGGATCCTCGGGCAGATGCGCCGGCTCGGCGACGCCGTGGACTGGTCCCGTGAGGCGTTCACCATGGACGAGCCGCGGGCGCGCGCCGTCCGGACCATCTTCAAGCGGCTGTTCGACGACGGCCTGATCTACCGCGCCGAGCGCATCATCAACTGGTGCCCGCGCTGCCTGACGGCGCTGTCGGACATCGAGGTGGAGCACTCCGAGCGCGAGGGCGAGCTGGTCTCGATCCGGTACGGCTCGGGCGACGCCTCGATCGTGGTGGCCACGACGCGGGCCGAGACGATGCTGGGCGACACCGCCGTGGCCGTCCACCCCGACGACGAGCGCTACCGCCACCTGATCGGCACCGAGGTGGAGCTGCCGCTGACCGGCCGCCGCATCCCGGTCGTCGCCGACGAGCACGTGGACCCCGCGTTCGGCACCGGCGCGGTGAAGGTGACACCGGCGCACGACCCCAACGACTTCGAGATCGGCCGCCGGCACGACCTGCCCAGCCTGACGATCATGGACGAGCGCGGCGTGATCACCGTGCACGGCCCGTTCGAGGGGCTGGACCGCTTCGAGGCGCGCCCCGCCGTGGTCGCCGCGCTGCGCGAGCAGGGCCGCATCGTCAAGGAGGTCCGGCCGTACGAGCACGCGGTCGGCCACTGCCAGCGCTGCGCCACCGTGGTCGAGCCCCGGGTGTCCCTCCAGTGGTTCGTGAAGGTGGAGCCGCTGGCCAGGGCCGCGGGCGACGCCGTCCGCGACGGTCGGGTGGCCGTCCACCCGCCGGAGATGGCGTCCCGCTACTTCGCGTGGGTCGACAACATGCACGACTGGTGCATCAGCCGCCAGCTCTGGTGGGGCCACCGCATCCCGGTCTGGTACGGCCCGGACGGGGAGGCGTTCTGCGCCGGCCCCGACGAGGAGCCGCCCGCGGGCTGGACGCAGGACACCGACGTCCTCGACACCTGGTTCTCCTCGGCGCTGTGGCCGTTCTCCACCCTGGGCTGGCCCGACCGCACCCCGGAGCTGGAGCGCTTCTACCCGACGTCCGTGCTGGTCACCGGGTACGACATCCTGTTCTTCTGGGTCGCCCGGATGATGATGTTCGGCCTGTACGCGATGGACGGGGTCGCGCCGTTCAAGGTCATCGCCCTGCACGGCATGGTGCGCGACCAGTACGGCAAGAAGATGTCCAAGTCGTTCGGCAACGTGGTCGACCCGCTGGACTGGATCGAGGAGTACGGCGCGGACGCCACCCGCTTCACGCTGCTGCGCGGCGCCAACCCGGGCGGCGACGTCCCGGTCGCCGAGGACTGGGCGCAGGGCTCCCGCAACTTCTGCAACAAGCTGTGGAACGCCACCCGCTTCGCCCTGCTGAACGGCGCGAACCTCGACGGCGACCTGCCCACCGAGCTCTCCCCCACGGACGCCTGGATCCTGTCCCGGCTGCAGAACGTCACCGCCGAGGTCGACGGCCACCTGGAGTCCTACGAGTTCGCCAAGGCGTGCGAGACCCTCTACCACTTCGCGTGGGACGAGGTCTGCGACTGGTACGTCGAGCTGTCCAAGGTCCCGCTCGGCGACGAGCGCGCCCCCGGCACCCGCCGTGTGCTCGGCGAGGTGCTCGACCGCCTGCTGCGGCTGCTGCACCCGATGATCCCCTTCGTCACCGAGGAGCTGTGGACCTCGCTGGCCGGTGCCGACACCCTCGTCACCGCCGCCTGGCCGACGGCGGTCCCGACCCTGGTGAGCAAGGACGCCGAGGCCGAGATCGAGTCCCTGCAGCGCCTGGTGACCGAGGTCCGGCGGTTCCGTTCCGACCAGGGCCTCAAGCCCGGCCAGCGGGTCGCGGCGGCGCTGGACTTCGCCGATTCCCCGCTCGGCGCGCACGAGGAGGCCATCCGCTCCCTCCTGCGACTGACCGTCCCCGACGACGGCTTCTCGGCCACCGCGTCCCTGCCGGTGGAGGGTGTCACCGTCCGGCTCGACACCGCCGGCGCCATCGACGTGACCGCCGAACGCAAGCGCCTGGAGAAGGACCTGGCCGCCGCGCGCAAGGAGGTCGACCAGACGACCCGCAAGCTCGCCAACGCCGACTTCATGGCCAAGGCCCCCGAGGCCGTCGTCGCGAAGAACCGCGCCCGCCTGACCCAGGCCGAGGCCGACATCGCCCGTCTGGAGTCCCAGCTCGCCGCCCTTCCGAGGGCCTAG
- a CDS encoding sensor histidine kinase, with protein MGVPVAASRTLTVAVRLGAAVAAAVVLAGLALRFQVPGAYRSPQPWRPEHVMGLVYPAVGAVVLRRRPRLVVAWLVWAIGLLAALQVVLQPLSRWAVAEGATGAAYLRWAAFWIYLLEFLPLITLLPLLYPGGRPPSRRWRPLLWLVCALIAVNVVFAALLPMRYTVGPLRVDNPVGVALVGELAAWRRPMEWLTVAAALGCLASLAVRFRSGGPVERRQIGWLGYVLVAVLLLGCLDMVVATPFALWIVPISLAVAGVPVAIAVAILRYRLYDIDLIVNRTLVYGALAAFTGALYFGLIGAVNLAVSGYGALAGLAGALVVGLTFQPLRLRLQRAVDRLFKVERDPYRLADRLSRTVQQARDPAAALTSALASTRQALGVGGAAVEIGDRDGGVRVHGDGDTADLPQEIPLRWHGATVGRLLLPPGRHDARLAGLLARHLADVAHAVRLTADLQASRERILSTREEERRRLRRDLHDGLGPTLAALALSLDAARLRLSTDPASVSESLASLRERMIATIGDIRELVYGLRPPALDNLGLEGALRALADDLPEPRVDVVVEDADVAGELPAAAEVAAYRIVQEALSNARRHADARQITVRLRRETHGLTLVVADDGVGLPMTADGRVPRAGVGLGSMRERAAELGGSCTIGPRPGGGTEVVARLPLSSARGAPAT; from the coding sequence GTGGGGGTGCCGGTGGCGGCGAGCCGTACTCTCACGGTGGCGGTACGGCTCGGAGCAGCCGTGGCGGCCGCCGTGGTCCTCGCGGGGCTGGCGCTCCGCTTCCAGGTTCCGGGCGCGTACAGGTCGCCGCAGCCCTGGCGGCCCGAGCACGTCATGGGCCTGGTCTATCCGGCGGTGGGCGCGGTCGTGCTGCGCCGCCGGCCCCGGCTGGTCGTGGCGTGGCTGGTGTGGGCGATCGGCCTGCTCGCGGCGCTGCAGGTGGTGCTGCAGCCGCTGTCGCGCTGGGCCGTCGCCGAGGGCGCCACGGGCGCGGCGTACCTGCGCTGGGCGGCGTTCTGGATCTACCTGCTGGAGTTCCTGCCGCTGATCACGCTGCTGCCGCTGCTGTACCCGGGCGGCCGGCCTCCCTCCCGACGCTGGCGGCCGCTGCTGTGGCTGGTGTGCGCGCTGATCGCGGTGAACGTGGTGTTCGCGGCGCTGCTGCCGATGCGGTACACGGTCGGGCCGCTGCGCGTCGACAATCCGGTCGGCGTGGCCCTCGTCGGGGAGCTGGCGGCGTGGCGGCGGCCCATGGAGTGGCTCACGGTGGCGGCGGCGCTCGGGTGCCTCGCCTCGCTGGCCGTCCGGTTCCGCTCCGGCGGCCCGGTGGAGCGGCGGCAGATCGGCTGGCTCGGGTACGTCCTGGTCGCGGTGCTGCTGCTCGGGTGCCTCGACATGGTGGTGGCGACGCCGTTCGCGCTCTGGATCGTTCCGATCTCGCTGGCGGTGGCGGGGGTGCCGGTCGCCATCGCGGTGGCGATCCTGCGGTACCGGCTCTACGACATCGACCTGATCGTCAACCGGACGCTGGTCTACGGCGCGCTGGCCGCGTTCACCGGTGCGCTGTACTTCGGGCTGATCGGCGCGGTCAATCTCGCCGTGTCCGGATACGGGGCCCTCGCCGGGCTGGCCGGGGCGCTCGTCGTGGGCCTCACGTTCCAGCCGCTGCGGCTGCGGCTGCAACGGGCGGTCGACCGGCTCTTCAAGGTGGAACGGGACCCGTACCGGCTGGCCGATCGGCTGAGCCGCACCGTCCAACAGGCCCGGGACCCGGCGGCGGCGCTCACCAGCGCGCTGGCCTCCACCCGGCAGGCCCTCGGCGTCGGCGGCGCCGCCGTCGAGATCGGAGACCGGGACGGCGGGGTCCGCGTGCACGGCGACGGGGACACGGCGGATCTTCCCCAGGAGATCCCGCTGCGCTGGCACGGCGCCACCGTCGGCAGACTGCTGCTCCCCCCGGGCCGCCACGACGCCAGGCTCGCCGGTCTGCTGGCCCGGCACCTGGCCGACGTCGCCCACGCCGTGCGACTGACCGCCGACCTCCAGGCGTCCCGCGAACGGATCCTCTCCACGCGGGAGGAGGAGCGCCGCCGTCTCCGCCGCGACCTGCACGACGGCCTCGGCCCCACCCTCGCGGCGCTGGCGCTGTCCCTGGACGCCGCCCGGCTGCGCCTGAGCACCGACCCGGCGTCGGTGAGCGAGTCGCTGGCCTCGCTGCGGGAACGGATGATCGCCACCATCGGCGACATCCGGGAACTGGTGTACGGGCTGCGTCCGCCCGCCCTGGACAACCTGGGCCTGGAGGGGGCACTGCGGGCCCTCGCCGACGACCTGCCCGAACCCCGCGTCGACGTCGTGGTCGAGGACGCCGACGTGGCCGGGGAACTGCCCGCCGCCGCCGAGGTCGCCGCGTACCGGATCGTTCAGGAGGCCCTCAGCAACGCCCGTCGGCACGCCGACGCCCGGCAGATCACCGTACGGCTCCGCCGGGAGACCCACGGCCTCACGCTGGTCGTGGCCGACGACGGGGTGGGGCTGCCGATGACCGCCGACGGTCGGGTGCCGCGCGCCGGGGTCGGCCTCGGGTCGATGCGGGAGCGGGCGGCGGAACTGGGCGGTAGTTGTACTATCGGCCCTCGGCCGGGCGGCGGCACTGAGGTCGTCGCCAGGCTGCCCCTGTCATCCGCCCGAGGAGCTCCCGCGACATGA
- a CDS encoding DUF4233 domain-containing protein, translating to MSGPGEAPKPTSLLAAVLASEAVVIALAIPVAVAVQDVDGRTAGLVCGGLAVACLLLAGMVRRPWAVAVGGVLQVLLVASGFMVATMFFLGAIFGALWITAIWLGRRVRDARAR from the coding sequence ATGAGCGGGCCGGGCGAGGCGCCGAAGCCGACCTCGCTGCTGGCGGCGGTGCTGGCGAGCGAGGCGGTGGTGATCGCGCTGGCGATCCCCGTCGCGGTGGCGGTCCAGGACGTGGACGGCCGCACCGCCGGACTGGTCTGCGGCGGGCTGGCGGTGGCCTGCCTGCTGCTGGCCGGGATGGTGCGCCGCCCGTGGGCGGTGGCCGTCGGCGGCGTGCTCCAGGTCCTGTTGGTGGCCTCCGGATTCATGGTCGCCACGATGTTCTTTCTCGGCGCCATTTTCGGCGCCCTCTGGATCACCGCCATTTGGCTCGGACGCAGGGTGCGCGACGCCCGGGCACGCTAG